A single window of Pyxidicoccus xibeiensis DNA harbors:
- the rimO gene encoding 30S ribosomal protein S12 methylthiotransferase RimO, protein MTLGCPKNRVDSEVMLGTLQHRGYKLVQEPSEAQVIVVNTCAFIGPAKQESVDSILEMAELKKSGTCSTLVVTGCLSQRYGEELAKEMPEVDHFLGTSAYAQIGDLLAAEASPRQVIPDPDYIHDANTPRVNSMPKYTAYLKVSEGCDNACAFCIIPTLRGGQRSRPIADIMLEAQRLAESGVQELNLVAQDLTAYGHDLPGKPKLHDLLKELVKVDVKWIRLHYAYPRVFPDELIEVMASEPKIARYLDMPVQHVSDKLLLSMKRGRNSEFLKGLLAKLRERVPGLVMRTSLIVGLPGETEEDFEMLKEFVKAQRFERLGVFQYSDEEGTAAFDLPDKVPQKLIERRWREVMAIQKRINREQNKKLVGKRLEVLVEGPAPETEHLLVGRHQGQAPDIDGLVYINDGLAYPGELVTVEVTEAHDYDLVARVVERPDPKQRKHTARDAHPAPVPLVPKPREATRVE, encoded by the coding sequence ATGACGCTCGGCTGCCCGAAGAACCGGGTGGACTCCGAGGTGATGCTGGGCACGCTGCAGCACCGGGGCTACAAGCTGGTGCAGGAGCCGTCCGAGGCCCAGGTCATCGTCGTCAACACGTGCGCCTTCATCGGTCCCGCCAAGCAGGAGTCGGTGGACTCCATCCTGGAGATGGCCGAGCTCAAGAAGTCGGGCACCTGCAGCACGCTGGTGGTGACGGGCTGTCTGTCCCAGCGCTACGGCGAGGAGCTGGCGAAGGAGATGCCGGAGGTCGACCACTTCCTGGGCACCAGCGCCTACGCCCAGATTGGCGACCTGCTGGCCGCCGAGGCGTCGCCGCGTCAGGTGATTCCGGACCCCGACTACATCCACGACGCCAACACGCCGCGCGTCAACTCGATGCCGAAGTACACCGCCTACCTCAAGGTGTCCGAGGGCTGTGACAACGCCTGCGCCTTCTGCATCATCCCCACGCTGCGCGGCGGGCAGCGCTCGCGCCCCATCGCCGACATCATGCTGGAGGCCCAGCGGCTGGCGGAGAGCGGCGTGCAGGAGCTGAACCTCGTCGCGCAGGACCTCACCGCGTACGGGCATGACCTGCCGGGCAAGCCGAAGCTGCACGACTTGCTCAAGGAGCTGGTGAAGGTGGACGTGAAGTGGATCCGCCTGCACTACGCCTACCCGCGCGTGTTCCCGGACGAGCTCATCGAGGTGATGGCCTCGGAGCCGAAGATTGCCCGCTACCTGGACATGCCGGTGCAGCACGTCAGCGACAAGCTGCTCCTGTCCATGAAGCGCGGCCGCAACTCGGAGTTCCTCAAGGGCCTGCTGGCGAAGCTGCGCGAGCGCGTGCCGGGCCTGGTGATGCGCACCTCCCTCATCGTCGGCCTGCCCGGCGAGACGGAGGAGGACTTCGAGATGCTGAAGGAGTTCGTGAAGGCTCAGCGCTTCGAGCGGCTGGGCGTCTTCCAGTACTCGGACGAGGAGGGCACCGCGGCCTTCGACCTGCCGGACAAGGTCCCCCAGAAGCTCATCGAGCGCCGGTGGCGCGAGGTGATGGCCATCCAGAAGCGCATCAACCGCGAGCAGAACAAGAAGCTGGTGGGCAAGCGGCTGGAGGTGCTGGTGGAAGGCCCCGCGCCGGAGACGGAGCACCTGCTGGTGGGCCGCCACCAGGGCCAGGCGCCGGACATCGACGGGCTCGTGTACATCAACGATGGACTGGCGTACCCGGGGGAGCTCGTCACGGTGGAGGTGACGGAGGCCCACGACTACGACCTGGTCGCCCGCGTGGTGGAGCGCCCGGACCCGAAGCAGCGCAAGCACACCGCGCGCGACGCGCACCCCGCGCCCGTGCCGCTCGTGCCCAAGCCTCGCGAGGCGACGCGGGTGGAGTAG
- a CDS encoding LolA family protein translates to MFLETLLVTLLSAPGTQAAPGSEGVKPVLVAQAAAPAPVAKPPADAGKPAAATPPPAAKPSEAGKPAAATPPPAAKPSEAGKPAAAQPGATAETKPVETKPAQPAAKPAAMTPEVKSLVDRMQAFYEKTGDFRAGFRQDYKYKTFRRTQTSEGTVTYKKPGLMRWEYQKPSARTFVLAGNKVYMHDPSAQSLTVGSMDTSQLSASVTFLFGQGKLADEFAITKGACKDCKGTLLVLDPLKAEPRFRQVRLEVDPASAQVLKSTVVDPDGSENTIAFLNLKTNVGIAADSFKLDVPDDTRVDDFTKGKKQ, encoded by the coding sequence ATGTTCCTGGAAACCCTGCTCGTCACGCTCCTGTCCGCGCCTGGCACCCAGGCCGCGCCCGGCTCCGAGGGCGTGAAGCCTGTCCTGGTGGCCCAGGCCGCCGCGCCCGCGCCCGTCGCGAAGCCCCCGGCCGACGCCGGCAAGCCCGCGGCCGCGACGCCTCCTCCCGCCGCGAAGCCCTCCGAGGCCGGCAAGCCCGCGGCCGCGACGCCTCCTCCCGCCGCGAAGCCCTCCGAGGCCGGCAAGCCCGCGGCCGCGCAGCCGGGGGCGACTGCTGAGACGAAGCCCGTGGAGACGAAGCCCGCGCAGCCTGCCGCGAAGCCGGCGGCGATGACGCCGGAGGTGAAGTCGCTGGTGGACCGGATGCAGGCCTTCTACGAGAAGACCGGCGACTTCCGGGCGGGCTTCCGGCAGGACTACAAGTACAAGACCTTCCGGCGCACGCAGACGTCCGAGGGCACCGTCACGTACAAGAAGCCGGGCCTGATGCGGTGGGAGTACCAGAAGCCGTCGGCGCGCACCTTCGTGCTGGCCGGCAACAAGGTGTACATGCACGACCCGAGCGCCCAGAGCCTGACGGTGGGCAGCATGGACACGAGCCAGCTCTCCGCGTCGGTGACGTTCCTCTTCGGCCAGGGCAAGCTGGCGGACGAGTTCGCCATCACCAAGGGCGCCTGCAAGGACTGCAAGGGCACGCTGCTGGTTCTGGACCCGCTGAAGGCCGAGCCCCGCTTCCGCCAGGTACGGCTGGAGGTGGACCCCGCCTCGGCCCAGGTGCTCAAGAGCACCGTGGTGGACCCGGACGGCAGCGAGAACACCATCGCCTTCCTGAACCTGAAGACGAACGTGGGTATCGCCGCGGACAGCTTCAAGCTGGATGTGCCGGACGACACGCGCGTGGACGACTTCACCAAGGGCAAGAAGCAGTAA
- a CDS encoding TrmH family RNA methyltransferase — MSGGGARYEPFEKEQLEPEQFLLDVRKEKIDRVVSQRTRNFTVVLDRLEDSFNMAAVLRTCESMGVQEVHVVINPEAPFVPNSRVAQGCDKWLDVKLYKTFAECREHLKSRGFRLYASAIQEGATSLYTLRFDGKMALVFGNERYGVSTEVLESVDGTFWVPMRGFSQSLNISAAASACISRAVAWRDEHLGSSGDLSPEEAQALRERFYVLAIKQRKRLFKKRP, encoded by the coding sequence ATGTCCGGCGGCGGTGCTCGCTATGAGCCCTTCGAGAAGGAGCAGCTCGAGCCCGAGCAGTTCCTTCTCGACGTGCGCAAGGAGAAGATCGACCGCGTCGTCAGCCAGCGCACGCGCAACTTCACGGTCGTCCTGGACCGGCTGGAGGACAGCTTCAACATGGCCGCGGTGCTGCGCACCTGCGAGTCCATGGGCGTGCAGGAGGTGCACGTCGTCATCAACCCCGAGGCCCCCTTCGTCCCCAACTCGAGGGTGGCCCAGGGCTGTGACAAGTGGCTGGACGTGAAGCTGTACAAGACGTTCGCCGAGTGCCGGGAGCACCTGAAGTCGCGGGGCTTCCGCCTCTACGCCTCCGCCATCCAGGAGGGGGCCACCAGCCTCTACACGCTGCGCTTCGACGGGAAGATGGCGCTCGTCTTCGGCAACGAGCGCTACGGGGTGAGCACCGAGGTGCTGGAGTCCGTGGACGGCACCTTCTGGGTGCCCATGCGGGGCTTCAGCCAGAGCCTCAACATCTCCGCCGCCGCCTCGGCCTGCATCAGCCGGGCGGTCGCCTGGCGGGACGAGCACCTGGGGAGCTCGGGTGACCTGTCCCCCGAAGAGGCCCAGGCCCTGCGCGAGCGCTTCTACGTGCTGGCCATCAAACAGAGGAAGCGGCTCTTCAAGAAGCGCCCATGA
- the obgE gene encoding GTPase ObgE, which produces MKFVDEVRIFVKGGDGGNGSVSFRREKYIERGGPNGGDGGNGGSVIFVADPQLTTLLDYRYQQHHWAKGGEHGMGNDCNGRGAEDMILRVPVGTLVKDAGTEELLVDLSEPGQRWVAAKGGRGGLGNMNFATSTRQTPRFAQDGTKGEEHTLRLELKLLADVGLLGFPNAGKSTFISRVSRARPKVADYPFTTLVPNLGMVQYKDGLSFVMADIPGIIEGASEGVGLGHQFLRHVERCKVLVHLIDMGAEGEGREPLHDFDVLNRELEKYSQTLSGKPQVVAANKQDLPDAQAKLAPFTEALRERGIRVYPVSTATGEGMQPLMDAVAEVLFTGRTDKLRVEPPAKAAGARKSAGAPAAKKAPAREAVGNGRAAAKKAPAKKAPAARKAPGRAAVKKAPARKATATRGAAVKNASPARKATGAGRAAAKKTSAVRKAAVKKVAARKAPAKRAAAVKQRPAAKKTSARRPAGRRA; this is translated from the coding sequence ATGAAGTTCGTCGATGAAGTCCGCATCTTCGTGAAGGGGGGCGACGGCGGCAACGGCTCCGTCTCCTTCCGGCGGGAGAAGTACATCGAGCGTGGAGGCCCCAACGGCGGGGACGGGGGCAATGGTGGCTCCGTCATCTTCGTGGCGGATCCGCAGCTCACCACGCTGCTCGACTACCGCTACCAGCAGCACCACTGGGCGAAGGGCGGCGAGCACGGCATGGGCAACGACTGCAACGGTCGTGGCGCCGAGGACATGATTCTCCGGGTGCCGGTGGGCACGCTGGTGAAGGACGCGGGCACCGAGGAGCTGCTGGTGGACCTGAGCGAGCCCGGCCAGCGCTGGGTGGCGGCGAAGGGCGGCCGGGGCGGCCTGGGCAACATGAACTTCGCCACGTCCACGCGGCAGACGCCGCGCTTCGCCCAGGACGGGACGAAGGGCGAGGAGCACACGCTGCGGCTGGAGCTGAAGCTGCTGGCCGACGTGGGCCTGCTGGGCTTCCCCAACGCGGGCAAGAGCACCTTCATCTCCCGCGTGAGCCGGGCGCGGCCGAAGGTGGCCGACTACCCGTTCACCACGCTGGTGCCCAACCTGGGCATGGTCCAGTACAAGGACGGCCTGTCCTTCGTGATGGCGGACATCCCCGGCATCATCGAGGGCGCCAGCGAGGGCGTGGGGCTGGGCCACCAGTTCCTGCGGCACGTGGAGCGCTGCAAGGTGCTCGTCCACCTCATCGACATGGGCGCGGAGGGCGAGGGGCGCGAGCCGCTGCACGACTTCGACGTGCTCAACCGCGAGCTGGAGAAGTACAGCCAGACGCTTTCGGGCAAGCCCCAGGTGGTGGCGGCCAACAAGCAGGACCTGCCGGATGCGCAGGCGAAGCTGGCGCCCTTCACCGAGGCCCTGCGCGAGCGCGGCATCCGCGTCTATCCCGTGTCCACCGCCACCGGCGAGGGCATGCAGCCGCTGATGGACGCGGTGGCGGAGGTGCTGTTCACCGGCCGCACGGACAAGCTCCGGGTGGAGCCGCCGGCGAAGGCCGCTGGGGCTCGCAAGAGCGCGGGTGCTCCCGCGGCGAAGAAGGCTCCGGCGCGCGAGGCCGTGGGCAATGGCCGGGCGGCGGCGAAGAAGGCTCCGGCGAAGAAGGCTCCGGCGGCGCGCAAGGCCCCGGGCAGGGCGGCCGTGAAGAAGGCTCCGGCGCGCAAGGCCACGGCCACGCGTGGGGCCGCCGTGAAGAACGCGTCCCCGGCGCGCAAGGCCACGGGGGCGGGCAGGGCGGCGGCGAAGAAGACGTCGGCGGTTCGCAAGGCCGCGGTGAAGAAGGTCGCGGCGCGCAAGGCTCCGGCGAAGCGCGCGGCGGCGGTGAAGCAGCGGCCGGCGGCGAAGAAGACGTCGGCGCGCAGGCCGGCCGGCAGGAGGGCCTGA
- the rpmA gene encoding 50S ribosomal protein L27 yields MAHKKGQGSSRNGRDSNPQYRGVKVYAGETVSAGSILVRQVGTVIHAGTNVKLGRDFTLYSVVDGVVKYERLGRDRKKVSVYPAAEQASA; encoded by the coding sequence ATGGCCCATAAAAAGGGACAGGGTTCTTCGCGCAACGGGCGTGATTCCAACCCGCAGTATCGTGGTGTGAAGGTGTACGCGGGTGAGACGGTTTCGGCCGGCAGCATCCTGGTTCGCCAGGTGGGCACGGTCATCCACGCGGGCACCAACGTGAAGCTCGGCCGCGACTTCACCCTCTACTCGGTGGTGGACGGCGTGGTGAAGTACGAGCGCCTGGGCCGCGACCGGAAGAAGGTCTCGGTCTACCCGGCCGCTGAGCAGGCGAGCGCCTGA
- the rplU gene encoding 50S ribosomal protein L21, producing the protein MYAVIRTGGKQYRVAEGDVLRIEKIAGDIGAEVTFTDILMLGGTDSPKVGRPTVSGARVVGKVLAQDKHRRVLHFRKEKEGWTRRRGHRQPYTEVKVTSIAG; encoded by the coding sequence ATGTACGCAGTGATTCGCACGGGCGGGAAGCAGTACCGCGTCGCCGAGGGCGATGTGCTCCGGATCGAGAAGATCGCCGGCGACATTGGCGCCGAGGTGACCTTCACGGACATCCTCATGCTGGGTGGTACGGACAGCCCCAAGGTGGGCCGGCCGACTGTGTCCGGCGCTCGCGTGGTGGGCAAGGTCCTGGCCCAGGACAAGCACCGCCGCGTCCTCCACTTCCGCAAGGAGAAGGAGGGCTGGACGCGCCGCCGTGGTCATCGCCAGCCGTACACCGAGGTGAAGGTCACCTCCATCGCCGGCTAG
- a CDS encoding protein kinase domain-containing protein: MAEVSNGGVCAACGRWHGASVTCSTLVRADGEGGEPPRRRCAPAMEETDPLVGTRLGSFRLMRRLGRGGMGSVYLGEHVSIGSRVAVKVLHEHLAMYPELVQRFHAEARAVNLIGHENIVSIFDMDAAPPRPYLIMEYLEGAPLSAWVGTPLPAAGVVSVLAQVCDALQAAHARGIIHRDLKPDNVFLVRRGRSMPFVKVLDFGIAKLADARMPQTHAGIIVGTPEYMAPEQSLGRRLDGRADLYAVGVIAYQLVTGKLPFDDEGLTAQLVAHQMRPPPPPRSVHPGVPAAVERVILRALAKAPEERYPTASALRAALQAALAEENRAPAPEANALAATPPVSAAGRGPAPADGGGTAPSSRPGSAPADGGGTAPSSRPGPAAPGAEGGGTAPSSRPGPAAPAVVTPPPAVEPDAPAPAPSASGGPRPGGAAEAPARPRSVELPVQVVLRPGEGPVRLTGSDLSRGGLFLRSAGALPPLCARLPVVLELESGPLSVLCEVVRHVPPEQARVWGMPTGFGVQFVEANAALKAAVDQLLKGGPARRPSVEPHGDDAEAARVLEAWRQRSAGDHYAVLGLTPDADMEAVRARTREAASTLEALRQRPLSPSQRAWLDAALVRVREAGEALGAPVQRALYDAWRGNHAGVARCLEGGLTAEQLESLRREFLARRPQAAGTARIHFLSGGGLERDGQLARALEHYERGLALDPLEPGLLQRYRVVRRALAARSPPVRGNDRARSP; encoded by the coding sequence ATGGCCGAGGTGAGCAACGGTGGTGTGTGCGCGGCGTGCGGCCGGTGGCATGGAGCGTCGGTGACTTGCTCGACGCTGGTGCGCGCGGACGGGGAGGGCGGGGAGCCGCCTCGCCGCAGGTGTGCCCCGGCAATGGAGGAGACGGACCCGCTGGTGGGCACGAGGCTCGGCAGCTTCCGCCTGATGCGCCGCCTGGGACGGGGTGGCATGGGGTCGGTGTACCTGGGCGAGCACGTGTCCATCGGCAGCCGGGTGGCGGTGAAGGTGCTGCACGAGCACCTGGCCATGTACCCGGAGCTGGTGCAGCGCTTCCACGCGGAGGCGCGCGCGGTGAACCTCATCGGCCACGAGAACATCGTCAGCATCTTCGACATGGATGCCGCGCCGCCGCGCCCGTACCTCATCATGGAGTACCTGGAGGGTGCGCCGCTGTCCGCGTGGGTGGGCACGCCGCTGCCGGCCGCGGGCGTGGTGTCCGTGCTGGCGCAGGTGTGCGACGCGCTCCAGGCCGCGCACGCGCGAGGCATCATCCACCGCGACCTCAAGCCGGACAACGTCTTCCTGGTGCGGCGCGGGCGCAGCATGCCCTTCGTCAAGGTGCTGGACTTCGGCATCGCCAAGCTGGCGGACGCGCGGATGCCGCAGACGCATGCGGGCATCATCGTGGGCACGCCCGAGTACATGGCCCCGGAGCAGTCCCTGGGCCGGCGCCTGGACGGGCGCGCGGACCTGTACGCGGTGGGCGTCATCGCCTACCAGCTCGTCACCGGGAAGCTGCCCTTCGACGACGAGGGGCTGACGGCGCAGCTCGTGGCCCACCAGATGCGGCCGCCTCCGCCTCCGCGCTCGGTGCATCCGGGGGTGCCCGCGGCCGTGGAGCGCGTCATCCTCCGCGCGCTGGCCAAGGCGCCCGAGGAGCGCTACCCGACCGCCTCCGCCCTGCGTGCCGCGCTGCAGGCCGCCCTGGCCGAGGAGAACCGGGCACCGGCGCCCGAGGCGAATGCCCTCGCCGCGACTCCACCCGTGTCCGCGGCGGGCCGGGGACCGGCTCCTGCTGACGGCGGGGGGACGGCGCCGTCCTCACGGCCCGGCTCTGCTCCTGCTGACGGTGGGGGGACGGCGCCGTCTTCACGGCCCGGCCCGGCCGCTCCCGGTGCGGAGGGTGGAGGAACGGCGCCGTCCTCTCGGCCCGGCCCGGCCGCTCCCGCCGTCGTGACGCCCCCCCCGGCCGTCGAGCCCGACGCCCCGGCCCCTGCGCCTTCAGCCTCCGGCGGCCCCCGGCCGGGAGGCGCCGCGGAAGCGCCGGCCCGGCCCCGGAGCGTGGAGCTGCCGGTGCAGGTGGTGCTGCGCCCGGGTGAGGGGCCCGTGCGGCTCACCGGCTCGGACCTGTCCCGGGGGGGCCTGTTCCTGCGCAGCGCGGGCGCGCTGCCGCCGCTGTGCGCGAGGCTGCCGGTGGTGCTGGAGCTGGAGTCCGGCCCGCTGTCGGTGCTCTGCGAGGTGGTGCGCCACGTCCCGCCCGAGCAGGCGCGCGTCTGGGGCATGCCCACCGGCTTCGGCGTCCAGTTCGTGGAGGCGAATGCCGCGCTCAAGGCCGCGGTGGATCAGCTCCTCAAGGGCGGGCCGGCCCGCCGTCCGTCCGTGGAGCCCCACGGGGACGACGCGGAAGCCGCCCGCGTGCTGGAGGCCTGGCGCCAGCGCTCCGCGGGGGACCACTACGCCGTGCTGGGCCTGACGCCGGACGCGGACATGGAGGCGGTGCGCGCCCGGACGCGCGAGGCGGCGAGCACCCTGGAGGCCCTGCGCCAGCGGCCGCTGTCCCCCTCCCAGCGGGCGTGGCTGGACGCGGCGCTCGTCCGGGTGCGCGAGGCGGGCGAGGCGCTGGGCGCCCCGGTGCAGCGGGCCCTGTACGACGCCTGGCGCGGCAACCACGCCGGGGTGGCGCGGTGCCTGGAAGGAGGGCTCACGGCCGAGCAGCTGGAGTCGCTGCGGCGGGAGTTCCTCGCCCGCAGGCCCCAGGCCGCGGGCACGGCACGCATCCACTTCCTGTCAGGTGGGGGACTGGAGCGGGACGGCCAGCTCGCGCGAGCGCTGGAGCACTACGAGCGCGGCCTGGCGCTGGACCCGCTGGAGCCGGGGCTGCTGCAGCGCTACCGCGTGGTGCGGCGGGCCCTGGCGGCCCGTTCCCCGCCCGTGCGCGGAAACGACAGGGCCCGGTCCCCTTGA
- a CDS encoding isopenicillin N synthase family dioxygenase, with the protein MSGTARRIPVVNLSHYRAGTPRERARFVQVFGDGLKEFGFVTVEGHGVDDGLIRRTYSDVERFFAQPEAVKARYADLERGGQRGYIGYGQEHAKNRKVGDLKEFWHVGRELPVGHRYRDVYGPNVWPEEVPSFREHTLSLFGALDGAAGVMLQALAEYFGIERDTFSTMATDGNSVLRLIHYPPLKERFIPGGVRAAEHEDINLITLLCEGTAGGLELLTRDGEWLPVDTLRGQIVVDSGDMLSRVTNNVIPATTHRVVNPRTTAEDTVRYSMPFFVHPYADCVLEPLPCTQTPDNPARHAPITADAFLKQRLREIGLLK; encoded by the coding sequence ATGTCCGGAACCGCACGCCGCATCCCCGTCGTCAACCTGTCCCACTACCGCGCTGGCACGCCCCGGGAGCGCGCCCGCTTCGTGCAGGTCTTCGGCGACGGCCTCAAGGAGTTCGGCTTCGTCACCGTGGAGGGCCACGGCGTCGACGACGGGCTCATCCGCCGCACCTACTCGGACGTGGAGCGCTTCTTCGCCCAGCCGGAGGCGGTGAAGGCGCGCTACGCGGACCTGGAGCGGGGCGGGCAGCGCGGCTACATCGGCTACGGCCAGGAGCACGCGAAGAACCGCAAGGTGGGCGACCTGAAGGAGTTCTGGCACGTGGGCCGCGAGCTGCCCGTCGGCCACCGCTACCGGGACGTCTACGGCCCCAACGTGTGGCCGGAGGAGGTGCCCTCCTTCCGCGAGCACACCCTGTCGCTGTTCGGCGCGCTGGACGGCGCGGCGGGGGTGATGCTCCAGGCGCTGGCCGAGTACTTCGGAATCGAGCGCGACACCTTCAGCACCATGGCCACGGACGGCAACTCGGTGCTGCGGCTCATCCACTACCCGCCGCTGAAGGAGCGCTTCATCCCCGGTGGCGTGCGCGCGGCCGAGCACGAGGACATCAACCTCATCACCCTGCTGTGCGAGGGCACCGCCGGCGGCCTGGAGCTGCTCACGCGAGATGGCGAGTGGCTGCCGGTGGACACGCTGCGCGGGCAGATTGTCGTGGACTCCGGCGACATGCTCAGCCGGGTGACGAACAACGTCATCCCCGCCACCACGCACCGGGTGGTGAACCCGCGCACCACGGCCGAGGACACGGTGCGCTACTCCATGCCCTTCTTCGTGCACCCTTATGCGGACTGTGTGCTAGAGCCGCTGCCGTGCACGCAGACGCCGGACAACCCGGCGCGCCATGCACCCATCACCGCGGATGCGTTCCTCAAGCAGCGCCTGCGGGAGATTGGCCTGTTGAAGTAA
- a CDS encoding carbon-nitrogen hydrolase family protein has translation MDVLQPATHVELFAVQPRVSLEDYASPAAFAARHRALAARVDALRARDASGRPLYPALAVWPEMVGAALGLMGHLSRVRRCRTTTRAMTRVALAEWRALWRTWRRFRPPSMEECLYAALSPKVHRAMWETFSGIARDYGLWVVAGSALLPASRLGPDTPDFEPDGARTYNTSYTFSPEGRCVAVTRKVNLVPTQEDVLHLSPGRPEDLPVLPTPFGTLGTLVCYDGFREPHTSNEPWFVPCAQYLDALGVDVIAQPSANAWAWDAPWAFNDAGESQLRREQWFNEGLYTQLRALTRVRYAVNPQLVGGFLDNTFEAPSLILERPAPGEVRVLAQSANPRGEDVLLATVPVPTPRPASS, from the coding sequence GTGGACGTCCTCCAACCCGCCACCCACGTCGAGCTCTTCGCCGTCCAACCCCGTGTCTCGCTGGAGGACTATGCCTCCCCGGCGGCCTTCGCCGCGCGCCACCGGGCCCTGGCCGCGCGGGTGGACGCGCTGCGGGCCCGGGACGCCTCGGGCAGGCCCCTCTACCCCGCCCTCGCGGTATGGCCGGAGATGGTGGGCGCGGCGCTGGGACTCATGGGCCACCTGTCCCGGGTGCGGCGCTGTCGGACGACGACCCGTGCGATGACGCGCGTGGCCCTGGCCGAGTGGCGCGCCCTGTGGCGCACCTGGCGCCGCTTCCGGCCACCCTCCATGGAGGAGTGCCTCTACGCCGCGCTCTCGCCGAAGGTCCACCGGGCCATGTGGGAGACCTTCTCCGGCATCGCGAGGGACTACGGCCTCTGGGTGGTGGCGGGCAGTGCGCTGCTCCCCGCGAGCCGCCTGGGGCCGGACACCCCGGACTTCGAGCCTGACGGCGCGCGCACCTACAACACCAGCTACACCTTCTCGCCAGAGGGGCGCTGCGTGGCGGTGACGCGCAAGGTGAACCTGGTGCCCACGCAGGAGGACGTGCTGCACCTCAGCCCGGGACGCCCGGAGGACCTGCCCGTGCTGCCCACGCCCTTCGGCACGCTGGGGACGCTCGTCTGCTACGACGGCTTCCGCGAGCCGCACACTTCCAACGAACCGTGGTTCGTCCCCTGCGCGCAGTACCTGGACGCGCTCGGCGTGGACGTCATCGCGCAGCCCTCCGCCAACGCCTGGGCCTGGGACGCGCCCTGGGCCTTCAACGACGCGGGTGAGTCCCAGCTGCGCCGCGAGCAGTGGTTCAACGAGGGCCTCTACACCCAGCTCCGCGCGCTCACCCGGGTGCGCTACGCGGTGAATCCGCAGCTCGTGGGCGGCTTCCTCGACAACACGTTCGAGGCCCCCTCGCTCATCCTGGAGCGCCCGGCCCCCGGAGAGGTGCGCGTGCTCGCGCAGTCGGCGAATCCCCGGGGCGAGGACGTGCTCCTCGCCACCGTGCCGGTGCCTACGCCCCGCCCAGCTTCTTCTTGA
- the gatB gene encoding Asp-tRNA(Asn)/Glu-tRNA(Gln) amidotransferase subunit GatB, whose product MPVSDFQPVIGLEVHAQLLTKSKIFCGCSTAFGAEPNRNTCPVCLGMPGVLPVLNQRVVEFAVRTGLALECTVKKTSIWSRKNYFYPDLPKGYQITQYDQPICEHGRLVIDTPQGEKVIRVRRIHMEEDAGKNVHDAGGGQSLVDLNRAGVPLLEIVSEPDLRDADEAVEYLKALRDVLVYLGVNDGNLEEGSFRCDANVSVMPKGSSTYGQRCELKNLNSFRFVKQAVEYEIARQVDVIEGGGKVDQETRLWDVNKGVTRSMRSKEDAHDYRYFPEPDLPPLHVSDAAIDAAAQALPELPRAKLTRFISQYGLPEYDARILTAERPLADFFEACAAHYPDAKKVSNWFLGELMRLLKEEGTPLSALRFTPVQLAELLGAVDKGTVSANAGKDVLGEMFRTGKAPADIIAEKGLAQVSDTGAIEAVVDEILAKNAGEAEKYRAGKTQVFGFFVGQVMRAMKGKGNPALVNELLKKKLGGA is encoded by the coding sequence ATGCCCGTGAGCGATTTCCAGCCCGTCATCGGCCTCGAGGTGCACGCGCAGCTCCTCACGAAGTCGAAGATCTTCTGCGGCTGCTCCACCGCCTTCGGCGCCGAGCCCAACCGCAACACGTGCCCGGTGTGCCTCGGCATGCCGGGCGTGCTGCCGGTGCTCAACCAGCGCGTGGTGGAGTTCGCCGTGCGCACCGGCCTGGCGCTGGAGTGCACCGTCAAGAAGACGAGCATCTGGAGCCGGAAGAACTACTTCTATCCGGACCTGCCCAAGGGCTACCAGATTACGCAGTACGACCAGCCCATCTGCGAGCACGGCCGGCTCGTCATCGACACGCCGCAGGGCGAGAAGGTCATCCGCGTCCGCCGCATCCACATGGAGGAGGACGCGGGGAAGAACGTGCACGACGCCGGCGGGGGCCAGAGCCTGGTGGACCTCAACCGCGCGGGCGTGCCGCTCTTGGAAATCGTCAGCGAGCCGGACCTGCGCGACGCGGACGAGGCGGTGGAGTACCTCAAGGCGCTGCGCGACGTGCTCGTGTACCTGGGCGTCAACGACGGCAACCTGGAGGAGGGCAGCTTCCGCTGCGACGCCAACGTGTCGGTGATGCCGAAGGGCTCGTCCACGTATGGCCAGCGCTGCGAGCTGAAGAACCTCAACTCGTTCCGCTTCGTGAAGCAGGCGGTGGAGTACGAGATTGCCCGGCAGGTGGACGTCATCGAGGGCGGCGGGAAGGTGGACCAGGAGACGCGCCTGTGGGACGTCAACAAGGGCGTCACCCGCTCCATGCGCAGCAAGGAGGATGCGCACGACTACCGGTACTTCCCGGAGCCGGACCTGCCGCCCCTGCACGTGAGCGACGCCGCCATCGACGCGGCCGCCCAGGCCCTGCCGGAGCTGCCCCGCGCGAAGCTGACGCGCTTCATCAGCCAGTACGGGCTGCCGGAGTACGACGCCCGCATCCTCACCGCCGAGCGCCCGCTGGCCGACTTCTTCGAGGCGTGCGCGGCGCACTACCCGGACGCGAAGAAGGTCTCCAACTGGTTCCTCGGCGAGCTGATGCGCCTGTTGAAGGAGGAGGGCACGCCGCTGTCCGCGCTGCGCTTCACCCCGGTGCAGCTGGCGGAGCTGCTGGGCGCGGTGGACAAGGGCACGGTGTCCGCCAACGCGGGCAAGGACGTGCTGGGCGAGATGTTCCGCACCGGCAAGGCCCCCGCGGACATCATCGCGGAGAAGGGCTTGGCGCAGGTGAGCGACACGGGCGCCATCGAGGCGGTGGTGGACGAGATTCTGGCGAAGAACGCTGGTGAGGCGGAGAAGTACCGCGCGGGCAAGACGCAGGTGTTCGGCTTCTTCGTGGGCCAGGTGATGCGGGCCATGAAGGGCAAGGGCAACCCCGCCCTGGTCAACGAGCTGCTCAAGAAGAAGCTGGGCGGGGCGTAG